GACGGATCCTCCCTCTGCCGGGGCATCGCTGTGTCTCGCAGTGTGGGAAGCCGGCGGGGAGGCTGGGGGGCACAGACCCACACGCCGTCAGGTCACCTGAGGTTATCACCagccaaaacacattttcatctCAGCAGTGAGACATAAGATCAATATATGATTCATCAGTTTCTTTGCCAGCTGGTTTCATGGGCTGTTGTGTGCTTttgcagagacagacacacacttgggAGAATAGTCTCAATCTTAGCaccaataataacaatattttttgACTGTATTGATTATGCCAGAGGCTGAAGGAAAAATGGAAGCTATTGTTGTGGCTATCACTGGCAACACAGACACGGGAAAGGCAAATCTGGACGCCTCAGTTGTAAATAGATGGCTCCCCCTGCGCCTGGATGAGACTTGTCCTCATGGCTGGTTGGAGCAAACAGCAAATGTGAAAAGCTCGCCACAGTGCAGCCAATTATAATAttactctctccctcgctcgATTTCCAGGGGAGGTCCCTTAAAAAAGACAAACCTCCCTCACCGATTCCACTGACATATTTTTGTTTACAACACGACAACCGCATTAACACCCTCAAGGTACCGCATCGCCCAATGAAATACAGGCAAACGACCCTCATCAAAACCTGCAGCGGCAAGTGCATGCTATTCTCTTTCAATAACAAGGCATGGAAACAGTGATGCATACCCCCCCAAATACAGGTTACGTAAGGTGAATGTGTGTTCATCTAAAAATAATGCTCCAAACGATGCCGGACGGGGGGCTGCTGGTGCtccttgttattttttttatttttttttattttttcttggaAGGGGGGACCACGGGAGCTGACGCCTGCTGTAAATCATATCGCAGTAACAAAAGATGCCCGTGTTAAATATCATTGCCACACAGCCGCCCCGAGCGTTTTCCCTTATCATTCTGCCATTAGAGTAATTCCGCaattcaaccaaaaaaaaaaaaaactcacccCTTCTTTGTGGTTTATTGTCCTGTCAAGCGGGCCTCTGCGCCATCGATTCTCACTCAGTGGTCTTTTCAGATGctaaaaggaggagagggggtggtgggtgggttgGTGGGGTGtaggggatggggggggtggggggtggatggggtagggtgggggtgtgggggacCGGGGTGGGTGTGAGAAACAGACTGGGAGCCGATCACAACACAAAGGTGGAAAAATAGTAAAAGAGGCACCGAGGCTCCAGCTGCAGCGGCGTGTCGGCGAGGGGGAGACTGGCCGCTTCCTGCGCTCCTTCAGGCGGCTGCAGACGCTTCAAATATCCCCGCTCTTTGATAATGCTCCTTCATCCCCCCgttacagctttttttttttttttttttttattattcccgCAAAGCCTACGGCGGGGATCATTATGTTAAgagcaagaagaaaaaaaaacaaaaacaagacagcTACAAAAATGTGTAATATTATTCCCACGTCCAATAGGAAATCAATATTTCAAGACGCGCTTATTTGCCACTGTAttgagcgaaaaaaaaaaaaaaggaaaattgcCAAGTGAGCTGCTGCAAAATAAATTGTCATCCTTCGTCGCATTTCTTCCACAGTGAACACCAGACTGTCCAAAAGAGACAgcaagggagaaaggaggaaagacagaaagaaagaacaaatgaaagacagatggaaagaaagaattaaagaaataaagtgtaagaaagaaagaaatgggcCCCTACTTGTAATGAGACATAACAGAAAACCCACTTCATACCCCCCCCTCCAAAATcacaatgttttctttttatttaaagcAGATCTTTATTAACAACTTGAACATGttaatacaaaataaacaccccctccaaaagaaaaaaaaacaagtttttgAAAACAAGTTACAGATAGGAAAATATTACTGATTCACAATATCATCCTGAGcccttgtccccccccccccacccctatCCCCAACCCTCACCCATCCCCACCCACAGAGACTTCTGGAACCGGCTTCATTTCCCTGCCTGCTGGGCTTGACGGCGAAGCAGCACGTAGATCTTCTCTTTGATCCAGTCCTTGTTGTACGGCTGGTACGTCTGTGTGTCGGTGCGATACCTGAAGCACCACAAGAAATAACATTAAAGTTTTTGATTTGGGCGTGCAGGTAGCTCACTCTCCTCATGCACATTCTGCATCATGCACAGAAGATGAAAcgactgaaacacacaaaacacggATGAATGAATGTGACGCTTCACTGATTCCTGTATGGAAATTCTCTTCTTGATTATTgagactttattgatctctttttgcttgtcctcctccagggaggtcagaggtcaggctcagccacagagcagcagccctgcagctgggagggattcagtgtcttgctcaaagacacttcagcaggacgggtGTTTGAATCCCGGTCCTCCAGCTGAAAGATGGCCGCTCTCCTGCTGGATCTACATCTCGCATAAGAAACCTCTCATTCGAATTTTTGGATAGCGTGCGTGTTCGTTGCCGCTCATTATATTTTAATCAATTGAGATCTACGCACCTAAAAAGACTGAGCTCAAAGCACAGCGAGTTTCTACTCTCACAGTGTATTTGCAGCAGTATGGGTTTGAATCCCGGCTCGTTCTACACTGTTGCACCTCTCTCATGCAAACCATTGTCTGTCCtcaccataataataataatagcataaTATAGTGGAGTGGAGGGCGGTGTACCGGTAAAAACACACCAGTATAAATCTGTGCTAAGGTTTAGATTTGTCCATAGTCTTTCTACCAGATGAGCCAGACAAACTAGAGGCGAACAATCTTTGGTTGAACATTAGCCTTTACATTTAACAGACTTAATGTCAAgaatagggatgcaccgataccgatactggtatcggtatcggtgccgataccaggctaaaatggaatatcggtatcggagattttacccaagactaaaatctgataccgaaagccatgagtaacatgtaagaaataaaagcaaactgtcttgattttatgcatttgtagcacgtagaagcctgtatttctcaaacagtgggaaaaacaaggattttatctcaataattttgtccattgaccccaaactaaggaagtaagcctgcactgttcagtaaaagtaatggatcggatcggtactcagtatcggccgatgcttaaactttcatactcgtaatcagtatcggcattgaaaaagtggcatcggtgcatccctagtcaAGAAGTTAGTCATAATGTCAAGACACGTGGATAAAACCCAACATGAGATCATCTTATTTGCTCATTGCTCAGCGAGTCTACAAACAAATGAGTTACATTAGAAGAGCTAATCTGAACTCAATATTATACTTCCATACTTGTCATACTCTGAATGTAGTGTTGAATCAAGATGgatagggttcaactgatatagGTCTTACAAGGCTaaaaccaataccaatattttttgtattgaagctgccgatagtcAGTATTTTGTGCagacattcaatatctttatatctgaccattttcatgcctcgcaaaaaatacatgtattcagtgtttccccagaatgttattcctgtcagggtggaaaagcctctgaaacagcatttagaccatcatgggacactaaaactctccactgaatcccaggatgatgataataaGAAAACATATTTATGCATCCAATGAATCCAATCAAGATGTCGCATTACTATCAATCAATATTAAGGGTTTTCCACTGACACCGAGTGTAAAAaagatcaattatacaataaatatgtaatcaaagtCTAAAATTTCCATTATAACGGAAGTGGCTGACAATGACTGGCTGACATATGGCCCAATTTATTGGCCCAATTTATTGGTAAACATATATATCGGTCTAGCGTTAATGGTGGAGAACATTAAAGCAATTTAGAATACCTTCTCTTTGAACTAGAGTGAAGTACAACCTGGTATATTCCCACCAATCTCCTTTTACTGAAGCCAATTTCCATGTCAAACTTACACCAAACAGCTGAGGTCAGCCAGGTCGTCGATGAAGTCAAACAGCTGGCTGATGTCGTACGTTATTGATGGACTGTTGGGGTTCATTCtcttcaagtgctcctcataCATCTTACACACACCTGTGCGGGGGACAGAAAAGATATTATTCCCCTAAATCAAAAATCTTTTAACCCATCCAGTTAAATCCGCTGCAGAAGAATGACAGAGCAACACAATGCAAGATAAGAAGACATATTTATCATATTGTCTGGGGGCTGTTTTGACTCCTGCTGCTGatttaggaatttaagcttattttactgttgcacttacTGTAAGTTGCTGGCTAAATGCCTAACATGTAAGTTAAACCAATATAGTGTAATTTTATACGTCCTGGTCAAGTAAAACCCAAAACCCAAATCCTCATTACAACTTAAAACAATATGATTAGGCAAATTGCAATGATGTCtatgagtatgtttacatgcaaacTGCACTTCTGATGATGCAAATCCTGGTTAATGTCTTAATTGGAATAAGCAGTTAATCTGTATATTAACATGCCATTTACAAATATCCTTGTATACATGAATACAAACAATATTCCAAATACTACCATGGAATTGGCACTGCGCTGATAGCTGTAAATGGGGTAAGTGTACATGCATCTACATATGCCAAATATTATCGGTATATCCCAGGTATTGTATGTTATATGGATTTCTCCTAATTTGGATAAAACACTGCCTGGGTTTTTGTAAGTGAATTGTTATATTTACATGTCCCAACTCAAAGACATAATACTTGACTGTCCTGGATATTAACGAGATATCACTGCTGAATATTCAACATCGTTCAACTAGTGCTAGACAAATGACGATTTGTGGATAGTTGCATTGCATCCTGAGGTGGTTTTAAGTCTGTGTCACATGTCTGTTGCCCAGTATTTACAATTTAAG
The nucleotide sequence above comes from Centroberyx gerrardi isolate f3 chromosome 17, fCenGer3.hap1.cur.20231027, whole genome shotgun sequence. Encoded proteins:
- the LOC139922323 gene encoding enhancer of rudimentary homolog, which codes for MSHTILLVQPTKRPEGRTYADYESVNECMEGVCKMYEEHLKRMNPNSPSITYDISQLFDFIDDLADLSCLVYRTDTQTYQPYNKDWIKEKIYVLLRRQAQQAGK